A region from the Chanodichthys erythropterus isolate Z2021 chromosome 5, ASM2448905v1, whole genome shotgun sequence genome encodes:
- the LOC137019876 gene encoding uncharacterized protein — MDNCDLDNLAMSGGKLNPNFRSDITQYTATVESSVETTTLHLQTSDCGASCNILFGDGSKTLKLEDGLNKVEIEVISEDGTTKMYSIAVTKLSASAAQLSDLTVQGGHSLQPDFSPTTYDYSCELFQDLYSENRCYYGCLFRSFCFCDLGPVLFDCCEVRMNPQTPDKSMQTAVNDTTCSESIMLNAGETEVFIKVTSADGANSQVYTVNITREQIPLAVTFCDVREQIEFECPVSLSALYKPVSIHQRMQRADEICRDRSTCKRVSSQTIIGSRSSVMFVSVQIYTFGY, encoded by the exons ATGGATAACTGTGATTTAGATAATTTAGCAATGTCTGGGGGAAAACTAAACCCTAACTTCAGATCAGATATTACCCAGTACACAGCAACAGTTGAGAGCAGTGTCGAAACCACAACTCTACATCTGCAGACAAGTGACTGTGGTGCCTCTTGTAATATC TTGTTTGGTGATGGATCCAAAACCCTTAAACTAGAGGATGGACTAAATAAAGTAGAGATTGAGGTTATTTCTGAAGATGGCACAACAAAGATGTACAGTATTGCGGTGACCAAACTCTCGGCCAGCGCAGCACAGCTGAGTGATCTGACCGTACAGGGAGGACATTCACTTCAGCCTGATTTCTCTCCAACGACCTACGACTACTCATGTGAGTTATTTCAGGACTTATATTCTGAGAATCGCTGTTATTATGGCTGTTTATTCAGGTCATTCTGTTTCTGTGATTTAGGTCCTGTACTTTTTGACTGTTGTGAGGTGAGAATGAATCCTCAGACACCAGACAAGAGCATGCAGACTGCTGTCAATGACACTACTTGCTCTGAATCCATCATGTTAAATGCAGGAGAAACAGAGGTTTTTATAAAGGTGACATCAGCAGATGGCGCCAACTCTCAA gtgtatactgtaaatattactagaGAGCAAATTCCTCTAGCGGTGACTTTCTGTGACGTGAGAGAGCAGATTGAGTTTGAGTGTCCTGTATCTTTAAGTGCCCTCTACAAACCTGTGTCAATACATCAGAG GATGCAGAGAGCAGATGAGATATGCAGAGATCGGAGCACATGCAAAAGAGTGTCGTCACAAACCATCATCGGATCTAGATCCTCTG tgatgTTTGTTTCTGTCCAGATTTACACATTTGGTTACTGA
- the LOC137020806 gene encoding uncharacterized protein yields the protein MRCDPGQSPLDHLEQAAVHYATAVKIKPHNAKLHFLLGQTLEEHYFATEMYGLRKKAEEDDQDLVQVKSAGRQEEILAICRLHGFPGIATMENQLKALDMELQDLKQQGQSAKADYIQTLFLWLSKKAGKDGSSVVSDEKCWLSRALLKYLDAWSLNTDSWEYNLHVGRLLLLQGRSKEALQHLQTALGLQPCHPTIRFYTGLAQLQQKEETMSNEQVVLFLQQGLEYVMGQFFVPHDHKEQEQWDTGCHLSVVNAQFLRGCLGLAALLSKYSSSDQAMSPEQVYHIISGLVAQGISRCVNAGEVVQQLEWVLLDAHFAVLQALIQQDREGKQPWIVKRCQALTALIRLSSIAPCRELLDMQEKLDCVLNNCLSDGSSGSAPL from the exons ATGCGCTGTGATCCAGGACAGTCTCCACTGGATCATCTGGAGCAGGCTGCCGTCCACTACGCTACTGCTGTTAAGATTAAACCCCACAATGCTAAACTGCATTTTCTTCTTGGGCAGACACTAGAGGAGCACTACTTCGCAACAGAGATGTATGGCCTGAGAAAGAAG GCTGAGGAAGATGACCAGGATCTCGTCCAGGTCAAGTCTGCCGGGAGGCAGGAAGAGATCTTGGCCATCTGCAGGCTTCATGGCTTTCCAGGGATAGCGACAATGGAGAACCAGCTGAAAGCACTTGACATGGAGTTACAAGATCTCAAACAGCAGGGCCAGTCAGCAAAGGCTGATTACATTCAGACACTTTTCCTCTGGCTATCAAAAAAAGCTGGAAAG GACGGCAGCAGTGTTGTGTCTGATGAGAAGTGTTGGCTCTCTCGAGCCCTGCTGAAGTATCTGGACGCCTGGTCACTGAATACAGACAGCTGGGAATATAACCTACACGTGGGGCGTTTGCTGCTACTACAGGGGAGAAGCAAGGAGGCATTGCAACACCTTCAGACTGCACTGGGCCTTCAACCCTGCCATCCAACAATCAG GTTTTATACTGGCTTGGCTCAGCTGCAGCAGAAAGAGGAAACCATGTCCAATGAGCAGGTTGTGTTGTTCCTACAACAAGGCCTAGAATACGTCATGGGTCAATTCTTTGTCCCACATGATCACAAAGA ACAAGAGCAGTGGGACACTGGATGTCATTTGTCTGTAGTGAACGCTCAGTTTCTACGCGGTTGTCTCGGTTTGGCGGCTTTGCTTTCCAAGTACTCTTCCTCTGACCAGGCCATGAGTCCAGAGCAAGTCTATCACAT CATCTCTGGGCTTGTGGCGCAGGGCATCAGCAGGTGTGTGAATGCAGGTGAGGTGGTGCAGCAGCTGGAGTGGGTGTTGCTGGACGCACATTTTGCTGTCCTACAAGCCCTCATTCAGCAGGACAGAGAAGGCAAACAGCCCTGGATAGTGAAGAGATGCCAGGCTCTCACTGCTTTGATACGGCTCTCATCTATCGCCCCCTGTAGGGAGCTTCTGGACATGCAGGAGAAGTTAGACTGTGTGCTTAATAATT GTCTGTCAGACGGGAGTAGTGGCAGCGCCCCGCTGTAG